In the genome of Coxiella burnetii, the window CTTTTCTCGCATTAATCACCCGCTGGTTGCGCGCTTATTTTTATCGCCACCCTCAAGTGTACATGGATGAAAGTGCAAAAATCGCTTTTTCGTCTATATTTGGTTACGTTGCTTTCACTGTCTCTCTCTTATTTGCTCTCATTATAGCCGGAGTTAATTTTACGGGATTAGCCATTATTGCGGGCGCTCTTTCGGTGGGCATTGGTTTTGGGTTGCAAAATATTGTGAGCGACTTTATATCGGGGTTAATTCTTTTAACGGAGCGACCGATTAAACCGGGTGATCGCATTATCGTGGGCAATACTGAAGGTTTTGTTAAAAAGGTTCGTATTCGCTCTACCCAAATTACCACGATGGAACGTTCTGATGTCATTATCCCCAATTCCGATTTAACGAGAGAGCAAGTAGTTAATTATATGTTCCGTGATCAGCTATGGCGCTTAAGAGTCGATGTGGGTGTTGCCTATGAAAGTGATGTCGAATTGGTTGAAAAATTACTTTATACGGCGGCTGGAGAACACCCACAAGTTATTCAAGAAGGCCCCAATGCACCATTGGTTTTGTTTAAAGGATTTGGCGATAGCAGTCTTGCCTTCAGCTTACTGTGTGTCATTCCCAACGTGAATTTAAAATACATTGTACAAAGCAATCTTTACTTCGCTGTTGAACGTAAGTTTCGTGAAAATAATATTACTATCCCATTTCCGCAACGAGATATTCACATCAAATAGGAGAAAATTATATTTCAACGCTTCCTTAATGCAAAACAGATTATTTCAGCTTTTTCCTGCCTACCAGATTTAATGTGTATTTTCAACATCCAAATTCAAGGAACTAAATATTTGTTTAAGCTCAAGAGAAATGGGGGTGCGCACAATAAGAAATTGGCACGTTTCGATGCCGTAAATATTTATAGAGAGTGCTTTTTGAAATATTTAATTTTTTAAAAATATCAACCACGGATAATTTTTTCTCTTTTTATATAATGCTTCAGCAGCACAAGGCTGTGGCCTCTGCTTTCTTTGATAAACCACGTGGTCTACCACCCAATCGCCTACGTGCGCATGCAGCGCTTAGGCCAGCAAGTGTGCGAGCGCACCTCTAAAAGAGGACTGGCTTGTGGGCGATAGTTAGCGGCAGGATTTTAACCTCTCATTTGCCTCCCACTTTTCCTTTTCTCTTTGTTTTTCTACAGAGAAATTGGGTGAAGCAGGTATCATAGCGCCCATTGCAAGGCCTGTACGAGTAGAAAATTTTTCCAAATGAGTTTTTTCAGGTAAGTTCATTTTGTTTATAGCTTTTACACATTTTTTTCTTAACTCCTGAATTTTATTCTGCTCTAGGCTCTGAAAAAAAGTCGGAGTGTAAACTGTTGTCGATGCTTTCTGCTCTGTGCGTGGTACACAAGGAGTACCTATAGCTGGGTTCCTTTTAATATTTTGGTTTAAAATAACATTTTTCTCAAGGGCCGCTTTTCTTTTGTTTGCT includes:
- a CDS encoding CBU_1607 family Dot/Icm T4SS effector, producing MRIFSDKTGSNQVEANKRKAALEKNVILNQNIKRNPAIGTPCVPRTEQKASTTVYTPTFFQSLEQNKIQELRKKCVKAINKMNLPEKTHLEKFSTRTGLAMGAMIPASPNFSVEKQREKEKWEANERLKSCR